One window from the genome of Leucobacter aridicollis encodes:
- a CDS encoding ComEC/Rec2 family competence protein, with protein sequence MTPAGSVVASASPSHGQWRLLAPAIVCWAAAAVVVHIPGAAIWFEVVLGIGGVGIAAILAARRRARGATGQSKWGWTGGAGLLCVAALLAVIGRVAVVEHGRDSVSEALSRFGGGARVAATVVVGGYPAPAASARGDDAERSWVRGRLVRLVPAPGSGSHDVDLESGCGGGVHAPLPAAVPPSVSVPVPVPVPASASAILWLDGAPPAGWYPGATVCAAGTLTRGPPESLAAFELSVSSTVGPHAAGNVPATLGEAAAALRLGLRAAAAGVRGAELVPGLAVGDTSLVSDSLDRLMLESNLTHLTAVSGSNCALVIAAAVAAARAMGLGRRGRVLIAGGALIAFVVIVGPDASVQRAAIMAGVLLAGNFGGKQGRSLPALGLAILVLLLADPWQAIQPGFALSVVATAGILLAATPVNAWLRRRARMPQVLALPLAVAVVAQVSCAPLLLLLQPGFSLGGVLANLLAAPAAPAGTAAGLAALILLALPGGSGVLALWGATWPARWIEAAGEVGAALPGGRLFWPEGWGGAATLTAVYCLAWLARIFVRRSQRGLAAPGSVAAVHYRQPWPSSRTRAVRHRRGWIGPVRTALVPALAAWITAGAAVGIAGGVTVVVPLVLRLGVPADWAIVACDVGQGDAVLLRDPGVKSEVMLVDTGDDPDALEACLDVFGVERISLLVLTHDHWDHVGALDAVSGRVDSALLPPDSGDDLGRSRIGDRIVEAGIPAVEATAGMAGAGVRADTGISRSETAGMRWEVLAPPVRASYRDVNATSLVLRVDVGALTVLMLGDTGANEQEPLLRSHPGLTADVVKVAHHGSRDQAPGMYDLLGARAALISVGSGNRYGHPNSELVDTLAATGAEVLRTDEHGSLAIVDRRGEMTYWAAGGAARPGRSRDRAWRPQPPERPGPVNPLTWPGRAPGTRAALRAWRKTR encoded by the coding sequence GTGACTCCGGCAGGCAGTGTTGTCGCAAGCGCATCGCCCAGTCACGGGCAGTGGCGGCTTCTCGCCCCCGCTATCGTGTGCTGGGCGGCGGCTGCGGTTGTTGTGCACATCCCGGGCGCCGCAATTTGGTTTGAGGTCGTGCTGGGCATTGGCGGGGTTGGTATCGCGGCGATTCTTGCTGCCCGTCGCCGGGCTCGAGGAGCAACCGGGCAAAGCAAGTGGGGATGGACTGGAGGAGCCGGGCTGCTCTGCGTTGCGGCTCTGCTCGCTGTGATTGGGCGCGTCGCGGTCGTTGAACACGGTCGAGACTCGGTATCGGAGGCGCTATCACGGTTCGGAGGCGGCGCGCGCGTTGCTGCAACTGTTGTTGTCGGCGGCTATCCGGCCCCTGCCGCGAGCGCTCGAGGAGACGATGCAGAGCGGAGTTGGGTTCGTGGCCGACTCGTTCGCCTTGTGCCTGCTCCCGGATCCGGATCGCATGATGTCGACCTCGAATCAGGCTGCGGTGGCGGTGTTCACGCGCCGCTGCCGGCAGCGGTGCCCCCATCGGTGTCTGTGCCTGTGCCTGTGCCTGTGCCTGCGTCTGCGTCGGCGATACTGTGGCTCGACGGTGCCCCACCTGCTGGCTGGTACCCGGGCGCCACCGTGTGTGCGGCCGGAACCCTCACACGTGGGCCACCTGAGAGCCTCGCTGCGTTCGAGTTGTCGGTCTCGAGTACGGTGGGTCCCCACGCCGCGGGTAACGTACCTGCAACGCTCGGCGAGGCTGCCGCGGCGCTGAGACTGGGCCTGCGTGCGGCGGCGGCTGGGGTACGCGGGGCAGAGCTCGTCCCGGGCCTCGCTGTGGGAGATACGAGCCTTGTATCGGACTCGCTAGATCGATTGATGCTCGAATCAAACCTGACACACCTGACTGCGGTCTCAGGGTCTAACTGTGCGCTCGTCATCGCCGCAGCCGTTGCGGCGGCACGGGCCATGGGTCTTGGGCGACGCGGGCGTGTGCTCATTGCCGGCGGCGCGCTCATTGCGTTTGTGGTGATCGTGGGGCCCGATGCGAGTGTGCAGCGCGCGGCGATTATGGCGGGTGTGCTCCTCGCCGGAAACTTTGGAGGGAAGCAGGGGCGCTCACTTCCTGCGCTTGGCCTCGCTATCCTTGTGCTGCTTTTGGCTGATCCGTGGCAGGCAATCCAGCCTGGCTTTGCGCTCTCCGTTGTGGCGACTGCAGGAATACTTCTCGCAGCAACACCCGTGAATGCGTGGCTGCGCAGGCGGGCGCGGATGCCCCAAGTGCTCGCCCTCCCGCTGGCCGTCGCCGTCGTCGCCCAGGTGAGTTGCGCCCCGCTGCTACTGCTCTTGCAGCCAGGCTTCTCGCTCGGCGGGGTGCTCGCGAACCTGCTTGCCGCACCCGCGGCTCCTGCGGGAACCGCAGCTGGCCTCGCCGCGCTGATCCTGCTGGCGTTGCCCGGTGGCAGTGGGGTGCTAGCGCTCTGGGGCGCAACGTGGCCGGCGCGCTGGATCGAGGCGGCGGGAGAGGTAGGAGCCGCGCTGCCTGGCGGGAGATTGTTCTGGCCCGAAGGGTGGGGCGGTGCCGCCACACTTACGGCTGTGTACTGCCTGGCATGGCTTGCTCGTATATTCGTGCGGCGAAGCCAGCGCGGCCTCGCTGCGCCAGGAAGCGTCGCCGCCGTGCACTACCGGCAACCTTGGCCCAGCAGTCGAACCCGTGCCGTTCGTCACAGACGAGGGTGGATCGGCCCTGTGAGAACCGCGCTTGTCCCGGCTCTCGCTGCCTGGATCACTGCCGGGGCGGCGGTCGGCATCGCCGGAGGGGTCACTGTAGTTGTCCCGCTCGTGCTGCGTCTCGGTGTGCCAGCTGATTGGGCGATTGTCGCCTGCGACGTCGGCCAGGGGGATGCTGTGCTGCTTCGCGACCCAGGCGTGAAGTCTGAGGTGATGCTTGTCGATACGGGTGATGATCCAGACGCGCTGGAAGCGTGCCTCGATGTGTTCGGAGTGGAGCGGATCAGCTTACTCGTGTTGACTCACGACCACTGGGATCATGTGGGGGCACTCGACGCAGTCAGCGGGCGAGTCGACTCGGCGCTCCTCCCGCCCGACAGCGGCGACGATCTCGGACGGAGCCGAATAGGCGACAGGATAGTGGAAGCCGGGATCCCCGCTGTCGAAGCCACAGCCGGAATGGCTGGAGCCGGCGTCCGAGCCGACACAGGCATCAGCCGGAGTGAAACCGCGGGGATGCGCTGGGAGGTACTCGCCCCACCCGTTCGCGCGTCGTATCGCGATGTGAACGCGACGAGCCTCGTATTGCGCGTCGATGTCGGTGCGCTCACCGTGCTCATGCTCGGAGATACTGGTGCAAACGAGCAAGAGCCGCTTCTTCGCAGCCATCCAGGGTTGACGGCTGACGTCGTGAAAGTTGCCCATCACGGCTCACGGGACCAGGCTCCCGGCATGTACGACTTGCTCGGCGCCCGCGCGGCGTTGATCTCAGTCGGGAGCGGCAACCGATACGGTCACCCAAACTCCGAACTCGTCGATACGCTCGCGGCTACTGGGGCTGAGGTGCTTCGCACAGACGAACACGGTTCCCTCGCAATCGTCGACCGTCGGGGCGAGATGACGTATTGGGCGGCCGGTGGGGCCGCCAGGCCAGGTCGCTCGCGCGACCGTGCCTGGCGGCCCCAACCGCCAGAGCGCCCCGGGCCGGTGAACCCCCTCACCTGGCCGGGGCGCGCCCCCGGAACGAGAGCAGCTTTGCGAGCATGGCGCAAGACCCGTTAG
- a CDS encoding helix-hairpin-helix domain-containing protein translates to MGADPEPLSWEQAESASARFRRVLSVPALVSVAVFVVALAITATVLIRGLGGTGEVGLAQADGRDGSSATGTGGDGVGPGAHAGTGAVDAHAGGAGELVTQEAKLVVHVVGEVVNPGVLELDPGSRVLDAITAAGGPTESAALAALNLAREVSDGEQIVILDAETAAEGAGGSLALPGTGAPTGGAAGGEGAVEGRVNVNTAGAEGLTELPGIGPAIAQRIIDWREANGRFADVDQLLEVSGIGSKTLDKFRDRVVV, encoded by the coding sequence GTGGGAGCGGACCCTGAACCACTCAGTTGGGAGCAGGCTGAATCAGCGTCGGCGCGATTCCGGCGCGTTCTGAGTGTGCCAGCGCTCGTGTCCGTGGCAGTCTTCGTGGTTGCGCTCGCGATCACTGCGACGGTGCTCATCCGGGGGCTCGGGGGAACCGGGGAGGTCGGGCTCGCACAAGCCGACGGGCGTGACGGGAGTAGCGCTACAGGGACGGGCGGTGATGGAGTCGGGCCCGGCGCTCATGCGGGCACGGGGGCAGTAGACGCTCACGCCGGAGGCGCGGGCGAGCTTGTGACTCAGGAAGCAAAGCTTGTCGTACACGTCGTCGGCGAGGTCGTGAACCCTGGTGTGCTTGAGCTTGATCCGGGCTCACGGGTGCTCGATGCGATTACGGCCGCGGGCGGTCCAACGGAGAGCGCTGCACTTGCTGCGCTCAACCTCGCTCGGGAGGTGAGCGACGGCGAGCAGATCGTGATTCTCGACGCTGAGACTGCTGCCGAGGGAGCCGGAGGCAGTCTTGCGTTGCCCGGGACCGGCGCTCCAACGGGGGGAGCTGCCGGAGGCGAGGGCGCGGTCGAAGGACGTGTGAACGTGAACACTGCCGGAGCCGAAGGGCTCACCGAGCTGCCCGGTATCGGGCCAGCAATCGCTCAGCGCATCATTGATTGGCGTGAAGCGAACGGGAGATTTGCCGACGTCGATCAGCTCCTCGAGGTAAGTGGCATCGGCAGCAAGACCCTCGACAAGTTCCGGGACAGGGTCGTCGTGTGA
- the leuS gene encoding leucine--tRNA ligase, which translates to MSEQGTGQQDAEQGYDFKAIQDRWLPVWEDLKPFEVPAGLESDRPRKYVLDMFPYPSGDLHMGHAEAFCFGDIMARYWRGQGYDVLHPIGWDSFGLPAENAAIKRGVDPREWTYANIAQQKASFRVYAPSFDWSRVLHTSDPEYYKWNQWIFLKMYEKGLAYRKASWVNWDPVDQTVLANEQVLADGTSERSGAMVVKKKLTQWYFRITDYADRLLDDLDALEGRWPAKVLNMQRNWIGRSKGAEVEFEIEGRSEKVPVFTTRPDTLHGATFMVVAPDSDLAAELAAGASSEVRMQFQAYLEATQKQTEIERQSTDREKTGIFLDHFAVNPVNGERIPVWASDYVLADYGHGAIMAVPAHDQRDLDFALKFDLPVRVVVEVRDEDGEVLADPAVSGVATAGEGKLVNSGELDGLDKLSAIAKAIEVLEERGTGRATTTYRLRDWLISRQRYWGTPIPILYAEDGTMRPVSETSLPVELPAAAGLDLKPKGSSPLGAATDWSTVVDPDTGEKLTRDPDTMDTFVDSSWYYFRFLSANDPTQAFDPAEAKKWAPVDQYVGGVEHAILHLLYSRFITKVMFDLGYIDFEEPFLDMLNQGMVLLDGAKMSKSKGNLVEFASELEEHGADALRVTLAFAGPPEDDIDWADVSVQGSAKFLARAWRIAHDVEIGGAPVGSDFSAGDKALRRSTHQLLIDAPQLAESYKFNVIVARLMEQVNVTRKAIDSGAGVADPAVRESAEAIAVILSMYAPYAAEDMWAMLGHDATVALAEWPKGDSSLTVVDEALMIVQVDGKVRDKITVSTSISNEDAETAARASANAKRAIGDREIVKVIARAPKIVSIATKPAA; encoded by the coding sequence GTGAGCGAGCAGGGAACCGGCCAGCAGGATGCTGAGCAGGGCTATGACTTCAAGGCGATTCAGGATCGGTGGCTGCCGGTCTGGGAGGATCTGAAGCCGTTCGAGGTGCCCGCCGGGCTTGAATCAGACCGGCCGCGAAAGTACGTACTCGACATGTTCCCGTACCCCTCTGGGGACCTGCACATGGGTCATGCGGAGGCGTTCTGCTTCGGCGACATCATGGCGCGGTACTGGCGCGGTCAGGGGTACGATGTGTTGCACCCGATCGGGTGGGACTCGTTCGGTCTTCCCGCAGAGAACGCCGCGATCAAGCGCGGGGTTGACCCACGCGAGTGGACCTACGCAAACATCGCGCAGCAGAAGGCCTCGTTCCGAGTGTACGCGCCGTCGTTTGACTGGAGCCGCGTGCTTCACACGAGCGACCCCGAGTACTACAAGTGGAACCAGTGGATCTTCTTGAAGATGTACGAGAAGGGCCTTGCGTACCGTAAGGCGAGCTGGGTGAACTGGGACCCGGTAGACCAGACCGTGCTCGCGAACGAGCAAGTGCTTGCCGACGGAACCTCGGAGCGCTCAGGCGCCATGGTTGTGAAGAAGAAGCTCACGCAGTGGTACTTCCGCATCACCGACTATGCGGATCGGCTGCTCGACGACCTCGACGCGCTCGAGGGGCGTTGGCCAGCAAAGGTGCTGAATATGCAGCGCAACTGGATCGGTCGATCGAAGGGGGCTGAGGTCGAGTTCGAGATCGAGGGCCGCTCTGAGAAAGTTCCCGTCTTCACGACCCGGCCGGACACGCTGCACGGCGCAACTTTCATGGTCGTTGCTCCCGACTCAGATCTTGCAGCCGAACTCGCGGCGGGCGCGTCCTCCGAGGTGCGGATGCAGTTCCAGGCATATCTCGAGGCGACACAGAAACAGACCGAGATCGAGCGGCAGAGCACCGACCGTGAAAAGACGGGCATCTTCCTCGACCATTTCGCTGTAAACCCCGTGAACGGTGAGCGCATTCCCGTTTGGGCATCAGACTACGTTCTCGCAGACTACGGTCACGGAGCGATCATGGCTGTACCTGCGCACGACCAGCGTGACCTCGACTTCGCACTGAAGTTTGACCTGCCGGTTCGCGTTGTCGTCGAAGTTCGCGACGAGGACGGCGAGGTGCTTGCTGATCCTGCAGTCTCGGGCGTGGCAACAGCAGGCGAGGGCAAGCTTGTCAATTCGGGCGAGCTCGATGGCCTCGACAAGCTCTCGGCAATCGCGAAGGCGATTGAGGTTCTCGAGGAGCGCGGCACGGGCCGTGCCACGACAACGTATCGCCTGCGCGACTGGCTCATATCTCGCCAGCGCTACTGGGGAACGCCTATCCCGATTCTCTACGCAGAGGACGGCACTATGAGGCCGGTCTCCGAGACTTCGCTCCCCGTTGAGCTTCCCGCGGCGGCGGGGCTCGATCTCAAGCCGAAGGGGTCATCACCGCTCGGCGCTGCGACTGACTGGTCGACCGTCGTTGATCCCGATACTGGCGAGAAGCTCACCCGCGACCCAGACACGATGGACACGTTCGTCGATAGTTCGTGGTACTACTTCCGCTTCCTCTCCGCGAACGATCCAACGCAAGCATTTGATCCGGCCGAGGCGAAAAAGTGGGCACCGGTTGACCAGTACGTCGGCGGTGTTGAGCACGCAATTCTGCACCTGCTCTACTCGCGCTTCATCACGAAGGTGATGTTCGATCTCGGATACATCGACTTTGAAGAGCCGTTCCTCGACATGCTCAACCAGGGCATGGTGCTGCTCGACGGCGCCAAGATGTCAAAATCGAAGGGTAACCTGGTTGAGTTCGCGTCTGAACTCGAGGAGCACGGGGCTGACGCGCTTCGCGTGACTCTTGCGTTCGCCGGCCCGCCGGAGGACGACATCGACTGGGCAGACGTTTCAGTGCAGGGCTCGGCGAAGTTCCTCGCCCGCGCCTGGCGCATCGCCCACGATGTTGAGATCGGCGGAGCTCCTGTCGGTAGCGACTTCTCGGCGGGCGACAAAGCGCTGCGCCGGAGCACGCACCAACTGCTGATCGACGCGCCTCAGCTCGCTGAGTCGTACAAGTTCAACGTTATTGTCGCGCGCCTGATGGAGCAGGTGAACGTGACCCGCAAGGCGATCGACTCGGGGGCCGGCGTCGCCGATCCTGCCGTGCGCGAGTCTGCGGAGGCGATTGCGGTCATTCTGTCGATGTACGCGCCCTACGCGGCCGAGGATATGTGGGCGATGCTCGGGCATGACGCCACCGTCGCGCTCGCCGAGTGGCCGAAGGGTGACTCCTCACTCACCGTCGTCGACGAGGCGCTCATGATCGTGCAGGTCGACGGGAAGGTGCGCGACAAGATCACGGTGTCGACCTCGATCTCGAACGAAGACGCCGAGACGGCCGCTCGCGCCTCGGCGAATGCCAAGCGCGCGATCGGAGACCGCGAAATCGTCAAGGTGATCGCGCGAGCACCGAAGATTGTCTCAATCGCGACGAAGCCCGCAGCGTAG
- a CDS encoding anthranilate synthase component I family protein has protein sequence MENWGAAVTAGAAAQALASSGSAWFWLDGEDAPLGERRVSYLGVAAETRYAAAGHEGEFLAGLREFSRARGASSSRAPSDGARKPSADPLCAAGAGQGDALGAGLHTGWIVALGYEFGVGLLGVEPAPDPVAPGFALRCDAVLVLDHSAGTAALHGDEAAVARLREILEPSLNDSGGRGAETQAVSSGHRVPDAPSWRGTDYNASVESCRAAIRRGDAYVLCLTDTVETETDALPLELYTRIRGGATRGGVIVTPDRALVSASPERFLSVVGRTLRTHPIKGTRPRGVNATQDSALASELAADPKERAENLMIVDLMRNDLTRVCAPGTVRVERFLEVESHPRVHQLVSTVAGELAGSADVFDAIGSCFPGGSMTGAPKRSAVEILASLEAGPRGLYSGCFGWIDDSGNAELAMTIRGVELRGPGLAGRGETGAAGGAVARVALVGAGGGITIDSDAAAEVRERDLKAAAMLAVL, from the coding sequence GTGGAAAACTGGGGAGCGGCGGTAACCGCGGGGGCGGCGGCGCAGGCGCTCGCGAGCAGCGGATCGGCATGGTTCTGGCTCGATGGCGAGGACGCACCTCTGGGGGAGCGGCGCGTGAGCTATCTCGGAGTTGCTGCGGAGACGCGATACGCAGCCGCCGGGCACGAGGGGGAGTTTCTTGCGGGGCTCCGTGAGTTTTCCCGTGCACGTGGAGCCTCCAGCTCAAGGGCGCCTAGCGACGGAGCTCGCAAACCTTCCGCAGATCCGCTGTGTGCCGCCGGAGCCGGGCAGGGCGACGCTCTCGGCGCGGGGCTGCACACCGGATGGATTGTTGCCCTCGGGTACGAGTTTGGCGTCGGGCTGCTCGGAGTCGAGCCGGCGCCCGACCCTGTCGCGCCGGGCTTCGCGTTGCGTTGCGACGCTGTGCTCGTGCTCGACCACTCAGCCGGCACCGCTGCCCTCCATGGTGACGAGGCCGCCGTGGCACGACTCCGAGAGATACTCGAGCCGTCGCTGAATGACAGCGGGGGACGTGGTGCCGAAACGCAGGCAGTGAGTTCCGGTCACCGTGTGCCTGATGCTCCCTCCTGGCGGGGAACTGACTACAATGCCAGTGTTGAGTCGTGCAGAGCCGCAATCCGCCGTGGGGACGCCTACGTCCTGTGCCTGACTGACACAGTTGAGACTGAGACCGATGCGCTGCCGCTCGAGCTGTACACGCGAATTCGGGGCGGGGCGACGCGCGGCGGCGTCATCGTCACCCCCGACCGAGCGCTCGTGAGCGCGAGCCCTGAACGGTTTCTTTCGGTGGTGGGGCGCACTCTGCGAACACACCCGATCAAGGGCACTCGCCCGCGCGGGGTCAACGCCACACAGGATTCCGCCCTTGCGTCCGAGCTCGCAGCCGACCCGAAGGAGCGCGCGGAGAACCTGATGATCGTCGACCTCATGCGGAACGATCTCACACGCGTGTGCGCTCCGGGGACTGTTCGTGTCGAGCGATTCCTCGAGGTCGAGAGCCACCCACGGGTGCACCAACTTGTCAGCACTGTTGCCGGGGAACTTGCGGGCTCAGCCGACGTATTCGATGCAATCGGGAGCTGTTTTCCCGGCGGATCTATGACTGGTGCGCCGAAACGGAGCGCGGTCGAAATCTTGGCCTCGCTTGAGGCGGGTCCGCGGGGGCTCTACTCGGGCTGCTTCGGGTGGATCGACGACTCCGGGAACGCCGAGCTCGCGATGACAATCCGAGGCGTCGAGTTGCGCGGGCCCGGTCTCGCCGGAAGGGGAGAAACCGGTGCGGCAGGCGGGGCGGTCGCGCGCGTCGCCCTTGTCGGAGCTGGCGGCGGAATCACGATCGATTCTGACGCTGCGGCGGAGGTTCGTGAGCGAGATCTGAAGGCAGCCGCGATGCTGGCAGTTCTTTGA
- a CDS encoding aminotransferase class IV, with protein MSTFAPPPELLVADSFRVRARSGVAEVRGFQRHLERFVRSVGRARAQHRPAAAGSPDIDTFLAASLREIADFGEGFPRLELWREASGDLRYDYTLRPLPPLGESLTMRSVSLPAPPQVRVKGPHIAAYAALTRQLGAEPLLIHPDGRVREGATTSLVFWPKERESSGCVVADTARVESVSESILAAAALRRFAGRAQLGDGQGAFARATVTVAELSRCEVWAVNALHGIRPVSRINDVELAHPDAERLSWFREALDAAWEPILR; from the coding sequence ATGAGCACTTTCGCGCCGCCGCCTGAACTGCTCGTCGCGGACTCGTTTCGCGTGCGGGCGCGCTCCGGGGTCGCAGAAGTTCGCGGGTTCCAACGCCATCTCGAGCGGTTCGTCCGCAGCGTCGGCCGGGCGCGGGCACAGCATCGGCCAGCGGCAGCGGGGTCGCCGGACATCGACACCTTTCTCGCAGCCTCGTTGCGTGAGATTGCAGATTTCGGCGAGGGATTTCCCCGCCTTGAACTCTGGCGAGAGGCCAGCGGGGATCTCAGATACGACTATACGCTTCGACCGCTTCCACCACTCGGCGAGTCGCTCACCATGCGGAGTGTGTCGCTCCCCGCACCTCCTCAAGTTCGAGTGAAAGGCCCCCACATTGCCGCCTACGCTGCCCTCACTCGGCAGCTGGGTGCCGAGCCCCTCCTTATCCACCCTGACGGCCGCGTCCGCGAAGGAGCGACAACGAGCCTCGTGTTCTGGCCCAAAGAGCGTGAGAGTTCCGGTTGTGTCGTTGCCGATACCGCCCGGGTCGAGTCAGTGTCCGAGTCGATCCTTGCGGCAGCGGCCCTCCGGCGCTTCGCGGGGAGGGCGCAGCTCGGAGACGGGCAGGGGGCGTTTGCTCGGGCGACAGTCACCGTCGCCGAGCTGAGCCGTTGCGAGGTGTGGGCAGTGAACGCGCTGCACGGGATCAGACCCGTCTCCCGGATCAACGATGTCGAGCTTGCGCACCCTGACGCAGAGCGCCTGAGCTGGTTCCGAGAGGCGCTCGATGCCGCTTGGGAGCCTATCCTGCGGTAG